One segment of Zhihengliuella halotolerans DNA contains the following:
- a CDS encoding restriction endonuclease gives MTAWAVRAGKHGEREQWCLQEGYAGGGWDEVKDLSLVDSRDGVRALVEEAYPHDAAGRTANYAAQLWGLRCIREGDLVVLPLKTTSQVAIGICAGEYEYKPDAPLKHVVRVNWQRDDVPRSAIKDDLLYTLGAFLTVFRATRNQAEARLRVVMSGGTDPGSYGLSDPAPVAVPAADDELESFVVPTLETIRDRVQSFVSENFKGHALTELVAEILRVRGFVCDVSPPGADQGVDILAGSGALGLDSPTLIVEVKSEDSQVKAPIVRGLQGAMLQNRSDQGLLVAWGGITREAEREIRTDRLTMRVWSAKELLDQLFETYAQLPEDMRRRIPLKQAWVLDDEPG, from the coding sequence ATGACGGCATGGGCGGTTAGAGCGGGCAAACACGGCGAACGCGAACAGTGGTGCCTCCAGGAGGGATATGCCGGCGGTGGCTGGGACGAGGTCAAGGATCTGAGCCTCGTCGATAGCCGCGATGGTGTCAGAGCCCTGGTCGAAGAGGCCTATCCTCACGATGCCGCCGGCCGCACGGCGAATTATGCGGCGCAGCTCTGGGGGCTTCGTTGCATCCGAGAAGGGGATCTTGTTGTTCTCCCGCTCAAGACGACCTCGCAAGTCGCGATCGGGATATGCGCTGGCGAATACGAGTACAAACCGGATGCCCCGTTGAAGCACGTGGTCCGGGTCAACTGGCAGCGCGACGATGTTCCCCGTTCGGCGATCAAAGACGACCTGCTCTACACCCTCGGTGCCTTCCTGACAGTCTTCCGCGCTACCAGGAATCAGGCTGAGGCACGCCTCCGGGTCGTCATGTCGGGTGGAACGGATCCAGGGTCCTACGGTCTGAGTGATCCCGCGCCGGTGGCCGTGCCCGCAGCGGACGACGAGCTCGAGAGCTTCGTGGTGCCGACGCTGGAGACCATCCGGGATCGCGTGCAGAGCTTCGTCTCGGAGAACTTCAAAGGCCATGCGCTCACCGAACTCGTTGCCGAGATCCTCCGCGTCAGGGGGTTCGTCTGTGATGTCTCACCTCCGGGAGCGGACCAAGGTGTCGACATTCTCGCCGGTTCCGGCGCACTCGGTCTCGACTCGCCGACCCTCATCGTCGAGGTCAAATCCGAGGATTCCCAAGTCAAAGCGCCGATCGTCCGCGGTCTTCAGGGGGCCATGCTCCAGAACCGTTCCGATCAGGGCCTCCTGGTCGCGTGGGGAGGGATCACTAGAGAAGCGGAACGTGAAATCCGGACCGATCGCCTGACGATGCGCGTCTGGAGTGCCAAGGAACTGCTGGATCAGCTCTTCGAAACCTATGCGCAACTGCCTGAGGACATGCGCCGAAGGATACCGCTCAAGCAGGCCTGGGTACTTGACGACGAACCAGGCTAG
- a CDS encoding MFS transporter, with product MWLIWTVGVAAYVLAIVNRTSLSAVGVDAAQRFDADASMLSMLAVLQLVVYASMQIPVGLMLDRYGARPMMTIGMILMAVGQLAIAFAPTVGIAVVARMLLGAGDAAVFPSVLRLIATWFPAQRAPVMNQVTGIVGQMGQIVALIPLAHLVHSTSWTIAFGSVAGLAVLFAVLIFALIRNHPPGYKGDVSVNTDTGAIEIVKSSVDTSVGIRAAWAHPGTRLAFWTHFTTPFAGTAFVILWGVPFLTVGQGLTMGQASAVASTLVVVGVVFGPMLGALSAKVPNLRSRLLVLPTVAIQLAAWLVVILWPGRAPLWMLFVLAVALAVGGPASMIAFDHARTHNPSHRLSTATGITNVGGFLAALLALFFIGVAMDLQGASRPEDYTLDAFKIAFLTQVPLWLLGAVFIAIERKRTRRHIGLDKPRKKRKGGREGAES from the coding sequence GGACCTCCCTGTCCGCCGTCGGCGTGGACGCCGCCCAGAGGTTCGACGCCGACGCCTCCATGCTCTCGATGCTCGCCGTGCTGCAGCTCGTCGTCTACGCGTCCATGCAGATCCCCGTCGGGCTCATGCTGGACCGCTACGGCGCGCGGCCCATGATGACGATCGGCATGATCCTCATGGCGGTGGGGCAGCTCGCGATCGCGTTCGCGCCGACCGTTGGGATCGCCGTCGTGGCACGCATGCTCCTCGGCGCCGGCGATGCGGCCGTCTTCCCCTCCGTGCTGCGGCTGATCGCCACGTGGTTCCCCGCCCAGCGTGCGCCCGTCATGAACCAGGTGACCGGCATCGTCGGGCAGATGGGGCAGATCGTCGCACTCATCCCGCTCGCGCACCTCGTGCACTCGACGTCGTGGACGATCGCCTTCGGCTCGGTCGCCGGGCTGGCCGTCCTGTTCGCCGTGCTGATCTTCGCGCTCATCCGCAACCACCCACCCGGTTACAAGGGAGACGTGTCCGTCAATACGGACACCGGCGCGATTGAGATCGTCAAGAGCTCCGTCGACACGAGCGTCGGCATCCGCGCCGCGTGGGCCCACCCGGGCACGCGCCTGGCCTTCTGGACGCACTTCACGACGCCGTTCGCCGGCACCGCGTTCGTCATCCTGTGGGGCGTGCCGTTCCTGACGGTCGGCCAGGGCTTGACGATGGGCCAGGCGTCCGCCGTGGCCAGCACGCTGGTGGTCGTCGGCGTCGTGTTCGGTCCCATGCTCGGGGCGTTGTCCGCGAAGGTGCCGAACCTGCGCTCGAGGCTGCTGGTATTGCCGACCGTAGCGATCCAGCTGGCCGCGTGGCTCGTGGTGATCCTCTGGCCGGGGCGGGCCCCGCTGTGGATGCTGTTCGTGTTGGCGGTCGCGCTCGCCGTGGGCGGGCCGGCGTCGATGATCGCGTTCGACCACGCCCGCACGCACAACCCGAGCCACCGGCTCAGCACCGCCACGGGCATCACCAACGTGGGCGGATTCCTCGCGGCGCTGCTGGCGTTGTTCTTCATCGGCGTCGCCATGGACCTGCAGGGTGCGAGCCGGCCGGAGGACTACACGCTGGACGCGTTCAAGATCGCGTTCCTGACGCAGGTGCCGCTGTGGCTGCTGGGCGCGGTCTTCATCGCGATCGAGCGCAAGCGCACCCGGCGGCACATCGGGCTCGACAAGCCGCGGAAGAAGCGGAAAGGCGGGCGCGAGGGAGCCGAGTCGTAG